The following are encoded in a window of Bdellovibrio sp. ArHS genomic DNA:
- a CDS encoding YceI family protein: MKFFAALFITTALSAGAFAQSVTVDVILNPMGDFKAKTGAVTGQALIKGDEVSAENIVVDLRTLKTGVELRDKHTQKHLDTSAFPEAVLVSATGKAGKGKGKIKIKGVEKDIEGTYKVEGKTLQANFKLTLSDFGITDISYMGVGVEDEVTLNVAIPVK; this comes from the coding sequence ATGAAGTTTTTCGCTGCTTTATTCATTACTACAGCTTTGTCGGCGGGAGCTTTCGCTCAAAGTGTCACAGTCGATGTTATTTTAAATCCAATGGGAGATTTTAAGGCGAAGACCGGCGCGGTCACAGGCCAAGCCCTGATCAAAGGGGACGAAGTGTCGGCGGAAAACATTGTTGTCGATCTTCGCACATTAAAAACCGGCGTCGAACTTCGTGATAAACATACCCAGAAGCATCTCGATACCAGTGCTTTTCCTGAGGCGGTTTTAGTTTCCGCAACCGGCAAGGCCGGCAAGGGAAAAGGGAAAATTAAAATCAAGGGTGTCGAGAAAGATATTGAAGGCACTTACAAGGTGGAAGGCAAAACTTTGCAGGCCAACTTCAAGCTGACCTTGTCTGATTTCGGGATCACGGACATCAGTTACATGGGCGTGGGAGTCGAAGACGAGGTCACTCTTAACGTGGCTATTCCAGTAAAATAG
- a CDS encoding outer membrane beta-barrel protein has product MKIILAALLLSTFVSPAYAIRAVVIKKDRVLLDLEGESVQIGEKLGARDADGKARALLEIKQVKNNKAVAAVVKGAMTQDYSLEKLSRAAKASQTASRAPRSQSAWGLTGGYAMNTMSVKPANASSVSLSGSSFNFSGFYQMQLDGNISARILGGYESLQASGTSSSASCTGSTNCSVEIGYLGVEALVRYSFIKTKTLEFNAAAGLGFLFAMNKSSNVLDTSKISTNQTIVVSVGLDYHLSRNNFVPIQLDYAMFPDNNTSSAKQMILRAGYGFNF; this is encoded by the coding sequence ATGAAAATCATCCTCGCCGCTTTGCTATTATCAACTTTTGTTTCACCAGCTTATGCCATTCGTGCCGTGGTTATAAAAAAGGATCGCGTCCTTTTAGATCTGGAAGGTGAGTCCGTGCAAATCGGCGAAAAGCTTGGCGCTCGTGATGCAGATGGCAAAGCGCGGGCTCTTTTGGAAATCAAACAGGTCAAGAACAACAAAGCCGTCGCTGCTGTCGTCAAGGGCGCGATGACTCAAGATTATTCTTTAGAAAAGCTTTCGCGCGCTGCAAAGGCTTCACAAACGGCCAGCCGTGCTCCCCGGTCACAATCTGCTTGGGGACTGACCGGCGGTTACGCGATGAATACCATGAGTGTAAAACCGGCCAATGCTTCCAGCGTTTCCTTGTCGGGCTCTAGTTTTAATTTTTCTGGCTTTTATCAAATGCAATTGGATGGAAATATCAGTGCCCGCATTTTGGGTGGCTACGAATCTTTGCAAGCGTCGGGAACATCTTCATCCGCGTCCTGTACGGGCAGTACTAACTGTTCGGTAGAAATCGGTTATCTGGGCGTTGAAGCCTTGGTCCGCTACAGCTTTATTAAAACGAAAACACTTGAGTTCAATGCCGCTGCGGGATTGGGATTTCTTTTTGCGATGAATAAAAGCAGCAATGTTTTGGACACTAGCAAAATTTCCACGAATCAAACCATCGTGGTTTCCGTTGGGTTGGATTATCATTTAAGTCGCAATAACTTTGTCCCGATTCAGTTGGACTATGCGATGTTTCCAGATAATAACACCTCGTCTGCAAAGCAGATGATTCTTCGCGCGGGTTACGGCTTTAACTTCTAA